A stretch of Telopea speciosissima isolate NSW1024214 ecotype Mountain lineage chromosome 11, Tspe_v1, whole genome shotgun sequence DNA encodes these proteins:
- the LOC122646450 gene encoding folylpolyglutamate synthase isoform X2, whose translation MPTYFRFLALLAFKIFLAEQVDVAILEVGLGGKFDATNVVQAPIVCGISSLGYDHMEILGHTLGDIAGEKAGIFKHGFPAFTVPQPDEAMAVLKKVASELDVPLQIVTPLDISLLNGLELGLVGEHQSINAGLAIALCRTWLQKTGHLEGMYLDQPSSLPEQFIRGLTTASLQGRAQIITDPCVRSGDLKFYLDGAHSPESMEVCARWFCLAIKDNVQQQNSLEEKPQNAAIRENSTPILLFNCMSVRDPQLLLPRLIKACSDHAVHFQKALFVPNMSLYNKVGTYALPSTDPQADLSWQLTLQKLWNSLIHGDKGRTFTSTDNRSTSSIQEEFKDNKEKEATSYESSAVFPSLPSAIRWLRDSVQQNRSVRFQVLVTGSLHLVGDVLRLIRR comes from the exons ATGCCTACGTATTTTCGATTCTTGGCTTTGCTAGCGTTCAAAATTTTTTTAGCTGAACAG GTAGATGTTGCTATTTTGGAGGTTGGGTTAGGAGGAAAATTTGATGCGACAAATGTG GTACAAGCACCAATTGTGTGTGGGATATCTTCGCTTGGGTATGATCACATGGAAATTCTTG GGCATACCCTTGGAGATATTGCTGGGGAGAAGGCTGGTATCTTCAAG CATGGATTTCCTGCCTTTACTGTGCCACAACCTGATGAAGCAATGGCTGTACTAAAGAAGGTGGCTTCTGAGTTGGAT GTACCACTTCAAATAGTAACGCCCTTGGACATCAGCTTGCTAAACGGTCTAGAACTTGGACTTGTTGGTGAGCATCAATCCATAAATGCAGGTCTTGCCATTGCTTTATGTCGTACCTGGCTTCAGAAGACTGGTCATCTAGAAGGCATGTATCTAGACCAGCCT AGCTCTCTACCAGAACAGTTTATAAGAGGTCTTACAACAGCTAGTTTGCAAGGGCGAGCACAAATCATCACTGATCCATGTGTAAGATCAGGGGATCTGAAATTCTATTTGGATGGAGCCCACAGCCCAGAAAGCATGGAAGTGTGTGCAAGGTGGTTTTGTCTTGCCATCAAGGACAATGTCCAACAGCAGAATTCCTTGGAGGAAAAGCCCCAAAATGCAGCCATCAGGGAAAACTCCACACCA ATACTGTTGTTCAATTGCATGTCAGTGCGGGACCCCCAACTACTTCTTCCTCGCCTTATAAAGGCCTGTTCTGATCATG CAGTCCACTTCCAGAAGGCCCTTTTTGTGCCCAATATGTCATTATATAACAAAGTTGGCACCTATGCTTTACCATCAACTGATCCTCAAGCTGATTTATCATGGCAGCTGACACTACAAAAGCTGTGGAATAGTCTTATCCATGGTGACAAAGGTAGAACTTTTACAA gTACAGATAACCGATCCACAAGTTCTATACAGGAAGAATTTAAAgataataaagaaaaggaagccaCAAGTTATGAGAGCAGTGCAGTGTTTCCTTCACTCCCATCAGCTATTAGATGGCTAAGAGATAGTGTTCAACAGAATCGATCTGTTCGTTTTCAG GTCCTTGTAACTGGTTCTTTACACCTAGTTGGAGATGTATTGAGATTGATCAGGCGGTGA